One stretch of Cohnella algarum DNA includes these proteins:
- a CDS encoding Uma2 family endonuclease yields MAFEYHSIDMEGRYEVWDGAQVLREPSSLPHESVLGQLHLILQQFVNRHRTGRVFLSNAAVYAHGETGDYVMPDLTYVSNERRHLLRPNGIFGAPDLIIEIVSPGLRNATRDAVDKFRLYERHGVREYWMVDYIERQIYMHGLADGKYEPIGRSDVLPGIELPTETIFRDIDF; encoded by the coding sequence ATGGCTTTCGAATATCATTCGATCGACATGGAAGGGCGTTACGAAGTGTGGGACGGCGCGCAGGTCCTCCGGGAACCGAGTTCGCTCCCGCATGAATCGGTATTGGGACAGCTTCACCTGATTCTGCAGCAATTCGTTAATCGTCACCGGACAGGCCGGGTGTTCCTCTCGAATGCGGCCGTATACGCCCACGGCGAAACGGGCGATTACGTGATGCCCGATCTGACCTATGTTTCGAACGAGCGCAGACATCTGCTGCGGCCGAACGGCATTTTCGGAGCGCCCGATTTGATCATCGAGATCGTGTCTCCCGGCTTGCGGAACGCCACGCGGGACGCGGTCGACAAGTTCAGGCTTTACGAGCGGCACGGAGTTCGCGAATATTGGATGGTCGATTACATCGAGCGTCAAATCTATATGCACGGGCTTGCGGACGGAAAGTACGAGCCGATCGGGCGGTCGGACGTGCTGCCCGGCATCGAGCTTCCGACGGAAACGATCTTTCGGGATATCGACTTCTGA
- a CDS encoding TrkH family potassium uptake protein: MYKKAVRWLYASPYRTLVFGFAFLIAVGAVLLKLPVSVVSGQTLSWIDAWFTSVSALCVTGLVVVDTGTHFSAFGHWVLLILIQVGGLGFMTMGTLFALMLRRKVSLRDRLALQESLNQNTLEGLVRLVRKVVLYALTIEAVGSLLYAIRFMEEMSLGRALYYGIFHGVSVFNNAGFDLFGDFRSMSDYVSDPYMNVISIILILCGSLGFVVLADLVEWPQRKRLSLHSKVVLSVTVLLFVGGAIVIFIFEYTNEKTFGPLNFGNQLLAALLHSATPRSAGVTTLNMYDMRQATQFFIVWLMFIGASPGSTGGGIKTTSFAVLVAAVYAVIRGKTDVVLFRHRLGQTQVYKAIMITFFSLAILVAATMILSVTENASFMGVLFEATSAFATVGLSMGLTTELSTAGKIIIMLLMFVGRVGPYTLSFALAARENRSLYRHAEGKIIIG; encoded by the coding sequence TTGTACAAAAAAGCCGTTCGCTGGCTTTATGCTTCGCCTTATCGCACCCTGGTATTCGGCTTCGCGTTCCTTATCGCGGTCGGGGCCGTGCTGCTCAAGCTGCCGGTTTCCGTCGTGAGCGGCCAAACGCTGAGCTGGATCGACGCCTGGTTCACTTCGGTTTCCGCCCTGTGCGTGACCGGTCTCGTCGTGGTGGATACCGGAACTCATTTTTCCGCGTTTGGCCACTGGGTTCTTCTGATCCTGATCCAGGTCGGAGGACTCGGCTTCATGACGATGGGAACGCTGTTCGCTCTCATGCTTCGGCGCAAGGTTTCGCTGCGGGACCGGCTTGCGCTGCAGGAATCCCTGAATCAGAACACTTTGGAGGGGCTGGTCCGGCTCGTGCGCAAAGTCGTGCTGTATGCGCTGACGATCGAAGCGGTCGGCTCGCTGCTTTACGCGATCCGGTTCATGGAGGAAATGAGCCTCGGACGCGCGCTGTACTACGGCATTTTTCACGGGGTATCGGTATTCAACAACGCCGGGTTCGATCTGTTCGGCGATTTTCGCAGCATGTCCGATTACGTTTCCGATCCTTACATGAACGTCATTTCCATCATTTTGATCCTTTGCGGAAGCCTGGGCTTCGTCGTCCTGGCGGATTTGGTCGAGTGGCCGCAGCGCAAACGGCTGTCGCTTCATTCCAAGGTCGTGCTGAGCGTCACCGTTCTGCTGTTCGTCGGGGGCGCGATCGTCATTTTCATTTTCGAATATACGAACGAGAAAACGTTCGGGCCGTTAAACTTCGGCAACCAGCTCCTTGCCGCGCTGCTGCATTCGGCAACGCCGCGGTCGGCCGGCGTCACCACGCTCAACATGTACGACATGCGCCAGGCGACGCAGTTTTTTATCGTCTGGCTGATGTTTATCGGCGCGTCGCCCGGCTCGACGGGCGGCGGAATCAAGACGACGTCGTTCGCGGTGCTGGTCGCCGCCGTTTACGCGGTCATCCGGGGGAAAACGGACGTCGTTCTGTTTCGCCACCGTCTCGGCCAAACCCAGGTGTACAAGGCGATCATGATCACCTTTTTCTCTCTTGCGATTCTCGTGGCGGCGACGATGATCCTGTCCGTAACGGAAAACGCGTCGTTCATGGGCGTCCTGTTCGAAGCCACCTCCGCGTTCGCTACCGTGGGGCTTTCGATGGGGTTGACGACGGAGCTGTCGACGGCGGGGAAAATCATCATTATGCTGCTGATGTTCGTCGGCCGGGTCGGTCCGTATACGCTCTCCTTCGCGCTCGCCGCCCGGGAAAATCGCTCGCTGTACCGGCATGCGGAAGGGAAGATCATCATTGGATAA
- a CDS encoding DnaD domain protein, which translates to MRVSNRLEFTEHHRFVVYRDFALSGLDRKMLVQLYQPMVGAFAASFYQLLYQHLAGDRVGYSALEAQRKLFLGLDLEMSPDGRQTLIEQASRLEAVGLMQVFRRHDPVQDETIYEYALQRPLGAAEFFATVHLALLLRDKIGKMAFDELRESLAPAKPSGLSRFLNREEATVPFYEIFRLSAGSADSGFEEAVAESAAGTERNRAVRPPERIRHADMLLRFPRSSPNRRFVERLYRAPETMDQLNYLAYKYDLEVPEICRLLNEDGVFFEDGTLRWEELQAKANLMYRQDRKREEERERLLARTGTAEAETPGYAPETGDFDRGASGVPPFAIPDRFGMKTSVETYNRMLRNEPYTRMLQRYFPGAVPDAFVRIFERVDLNYKLPEPVINVLIHYVFGMNHTQRLTKNFIDSIASNMLAKGIDTFEKAAVYVREQEKLNETLERRRRGEDDASKGSAAGGGRGRTGPRRKPAMTVVEDRGPKEEIPPEEVEKMRELVRKLKDKG; encoded by the coding sequence ATGCGCGTATCGAACCGGTTGGAATTTACGGAACATCATCGCTTTGTCGTCTATCGGGATTTCGCGCTGAGCGGGCTCGACCGAAAGATGCTGGTACAGCTGTATCAGCCGATGGTCGGCGCGTTTGCCGCAAGCTTTTATCAATTATTATATCAACATTTGGCCGGGGACCGGGTCGGCTACTCCGCGCTGGAAGCGCAGCGCAAGCTATTTCTCGGGTTGGACTTGGAGATGAGCCCGGACGGCAGGCAAACGCTGATCGAACAAGCCTCCAGGCTGGAGGCCGTCGGATTGATGCAAGTGTTTCGCCGGCACGATCCCGTCCAGGACGAAACGATTTACGAATACGCGCTGCAGCGGCCGCTCGGCGCGGCGGAGTTTTTCGCGACCGTTCACCTCGCTTTGCTGCTCCGCGACAAAATCGGGAAGATGGCGTTCGACGAGCTGCGCGAATCGCTGGCGCCGGCCAAGCCCTCCGGGCTGAGCCGATTTTTGAACCGGGAGGAGGCGACCGTCCCGTTTTACGAGATTTTTCGCCTGAGCGCCGGGTCGGCCGATTCCGGGTTCGAGGAAGCGGTCGCGGAGAGCGCCGCCGGAACCGAGCGAAATCGCGCCGTGCGGCCTCCGGAGCGGATCCGCCACGCCGACATGCTGCTCCGGTTTCCGCGCAGCTCGCCGAACCGCCGCTTCGTCGAACGGCTGTACAGAGCTCCGGAAACGATGGACCAATTGAACTATTTGGCTTACAAATACGATTTGGAAGTGCCGGAAATTTGCCGCTTGCTGAACGAGGACGGGGTTTTCTTCGAGGACGGCACGCTGCGCTGGGAGGAGCTTCAGGCGAAGGCGAATCTGATGTACCGGCAAGACCGGAAGCGGGAAGAGGAACGCGAACGCCTCCTGGCCCGGACGGGCACGGCCGAGGCGGAAACGCCGGGTTACGCGCCCGAAACCGGCGATTTCGACCGCGGGGCTTCCGGCGTTCCGCCGTTCGCGATCCCGGACCGCTTCGGCATGAAAACGTCCGTCGAAACGTACAATCGGATGCTGCGCAACGAGCCCTACACCCGGATGCTGCAGCGCTATTTTCCGGGGGCCGTGCCGGACGCGTTCGTGCGCATTTTCGAAAGGGTCGACCTGAATTACAAGCTGCCCGAACCGGTCATCAACGTTCTCATCCATTATGTGTTCGGCATGAACCATACGCAGCGATTGACGAAAAATTTCATCGACTCGATCGCCTCCAACATGCTCGCCAAAGGCATCGACACGTTCGAAAAAGCGGCGGTTTACGTGCGCGAGCAGGAAAAGCTGAACGAGACGCTGGAGCGGAGAAGACGGGGCGAAGACGATGCGTCCAAGGGCTCGGCCGCGGGCGGCGGCCGCGGGCGAACCGGCCCGCGCCGCAAGCCGGCGATGACGGTGGTGGAGGACCGCGGACCGAAGGAGGAGATTCCTCCCGAGGAAGTCGAGAAAATGCGCGAGCTAGTGCGCAAATTGAAGGATAAAGGCTGA
- a CDS encoding ATP-binding protein — protein MESLGDVIRGWRKASELQNVEQLAERVLRDPLVMKLRSRYPGLDERTLRINMNRLHQCAAEYRNCKECPGLERCPNDMQGHYTRITCDQVNGRWQLYDHKAACPKWTAYEQQEQLRRRITSLNANIDFDADYDLEEMFDLDPERINAVHQMLAYIDRTQEQGLQKKGLFLMGSFGTGKTYMAAFLLHKLAKAGYSGVIVYMPEFVEDAKALMMEPQKLKETLTLMKEADLLVFDDIGAENLSPWVRDHVLGAILNARMNRKPTFYTSNHDFDSLERHFSFTHKEGEEMHKGQRLMDRIRPFVEVVHVRGRNHRG, from the coding sequence ATGGAGTCGCTGGGAGACGTCATCCGCGGTTGGAGAAAAGCGTCGGAGCTGCAAAACGTCGAGCAGTTGGCCGAACGCGTGCTGAGGGACCCGCTCGTGATGAAGCTTCGTTCCCGCTATCCCGGGCTGGACGAGCGGACGCTCAGAATCAATATGAACCGGCTGCATCAATGCGCGGCCGAATACCGCAATTGCAAGGAATGCCCGGGGCTTGAGCGTTGTCCGAACGATATGCAGGGGCACTATACCCGCATCACGTGCGACCAGGTGAACGGCCGCTGGCAGCTGTACGACCACAAAGCCGCCTGCCCGAAATGGACCGCGTACGAGCAGCAGGAGCAGCTTCGGCGCCGGATTACGAGCTTAAACGCCAACATCGATTTCGACGCCGATTACGACCTGGAGGAAATGTTCGACCTCGATCCCGAACGGATCAATGCCGTTCATCAGATGCTCGCCTACATCGACCGGACGCAGGAGCAAGGCTTGCAGAAAAAAGGGCTGTTCCTGATGGGAAGCTTCGGCACGGGCAAGACGTACATGGCCGCCTTTTTGCTTCATAAGCTGGCCAAAGCGGGGTACTCGGGCGTGATCGTCTACATGCCGGAGTTCGTGGAAGACGCCAAGGCTCTCATGATGGAGCCGCAAAAGCTGAAGGAAACGCTGACGCTGATGAAGGAAGCCGATCTGCTCGTCTTCGACGATATCGGCGCGGAAAATTTGAGCCCGTGGGTGCGCGATCATGTGCTCGGGGCCATCCTGAACGCGCGCATGAACCGCAAGCCGACCTTTTACACGTCGAACCACGACTTCGACTCGCTGGAACGGCATTTCAGCTTCACGCACAAGGAAGGCGAGGAAATGCATAAAGGCCAACGGCTGATGGACCGGATCCGTCCCTTCGTCGAAGTCGTTCACGTCCGCGGGCGGAACCATCGCGGGTAA
- a CDS encoding YqzM family protein encodes MENANVQDPRLHVNEEPRDDLKDLVYGFGGMFGFMFIVFTIAVIVKFIITD; translated from the coding sequence ATGGAGAACGCTAACGTACAAGATCCACGGCTGCACGTGAACGAAGAGCCCCGCGACGATTTGAAGGATCTCGTTTACGGGTTCGGCGGCATGTTCGGCTTTATGTTCATCGTGTTCACGATCGCGGTCATCGTCAAGTTTATCATCACCGACTGA
- the uvrC gene encoding excinuclease ABC subunit UvrC: MDTPQQIPTVLFSDPAEAKENIRRKLALLPDQPGCYLMKNGEGTIIYVGKAKVLKNRVRSYFSGSHNAKTQRLVAEIRDFEYIVTASNTEALILECNLIKEHHPRYNVLLKDDKTFPYLKITNETHPKLEVTRKIVKDKGKYFGPYPNAYAAQETKKLLDKLYPLRKCRTLPDKVCLYYHLGQCLAPCEFPVEPSEYERMTGEITKFLNGGHREIKKQLQQKMEQAAEELAFERAKEYRDQIAAIEATMEKQTITMADAKDRDVFGYAVDKGWMCVQILYMRQGKMIQRHVSVFPYYGEPYDDFLTYLTQYYSDNPALPREVLLPAPPEEEAARNAEQADAASEAEDAAAAATGESAEAFADGAVPGEGEGAVPEDDEDEEDEAHGEGGDIVASLRNWLRIKVRVPKRGSKRKLVSMACGNARMALEEKFRLIERDEERSVKAAQGLAERIGIPSASRIEAFDNSNIQGTSPVSAMVVFTNGKPDKKEYRKYNVRTVTGPDDYETMREVIRRRYERVLKENLPLPDLIVVDGGKGQIASALDVLVNELGLDVPVCGLAKDEKHRTAELLVGDPPEAVPLPRDSQEFYLLQRIQDEVHRFAITFHREKRAKSMVASALDAIPGIGEKRRKQLLKHFGSLKAIREASVEDFRAVSIGEALAKRILEALNEERQEEGKA; encoded by the coding sequence ATGGATACGCCGCAGCAAATCCCGACGGTTCTGTTTTCGGACCCCGCAGAGGCGAAGGAAAACATCCGCCGCAAGCTGGCGCTGCTGCCCGATCAGCCGGGCTGTTATTTGATGAAAAACGGCGAGGGCACCATCATATACGTCGGCAAGGCCAAAGTGCTGAAAAATCGCGTCCGCTCGTATTTCAGCGGCAGCCATAACGCGAAAACCCAGCGGCTCGTCGCGGAAATCCGCGATTTCGAATATATCGTCACCGCGAGCAATACGGAGGCCCTCATTCTCGAGTGCAACCTGATCAAGGAGCATCATCCGCGCTACAACGTGCTGCTCAAGGACGACAAGACGTTCCCGTATTTGAAAATCACGAACGAGACGCATCCGAAGCTTGAGGTCACGCGGAAAATCGTCAAAGACAAAGGCAAATATTTCGGACCGTATCCGAACGCGTACGCGGCCCAAGAAACGAAAAAGCTGCTCGACAAGCTGTATCCGCTGCGGAAATGCCGCACCCTGCCGGACAAGGTTTGCCTTTACTACCACCTGGGCCAATGCCTGGCGCCGTGCGAATTTCCGGTCGAGCCGTCCGAATACGAACGGATGACGGGCGAAATCACGAAATTTTTGAACGGCGGACACCGGGAAATCAAAAAACAGCTCCAGCAAAAAATGGAGCAAGCCGCCGAGGAGCTGGCGTTCGAGCGCGCGAAGGAGTACCGCGACCAGATCGCGGCGATCGAGGCGACGATGGAGAAGCAGACGATTACGATGGCGGACGCCAAAGACCGCGACGTATTCGGCTACGCCGTCGACAAGGGCTGGATGTGCGTGCAAATTCTGTACATGCGCCAAGGGAAAATGATTCAGCGCCACGTCTCCGTTTTTCCGTATTACGGCGAGCCGTACGACGACTTTCTGACGTATTTGACGCAGTATTACAGCGACAATCCGGCGCTGCCGCGCGAGGTGCTGCTGCCCGCGCCGCCGGAGGAGGAGGCCGCGCGGAACGCGGAGCAAGCGGACGCGGCATCCGAAGCGGAAGACGCCGCCGCGGCGGCAACGGGCGAATCCGCGGAAGCGTTCGCGGACGGAGCCGTGCCCGGGGAAGGCGAAGGCGCGGTGCCGGAGGACGACGAGGACGAAGAGGATGAAGCGCACGGGGAAGGCGGCGACATCGTCGCCTCGCTGCGCAATTGGCTGCGCATCAAGGTGAGGGTGCCGAAACGGGGCTCGAAGCGCAAGCTCGTATCGATGGCCTGCGGCAACGCGCGGATGGCGCTGGAGGAGAAGTTCAGGCTCATCGAGCGGGACGAGGAACGCAGCGTCAAGGCGGCGCAAGGGCTCGCCGAGCGCATCGGCATTCCGTCCGCGAGCCGCATCGAAGCGTTCGACAACTCCAACATCCAGGGGACGTCGCCGGTTTCCGCGATGGTCGTCTTTACCAACGGCAAGCCGGACAAGAAAGAATACCGCAAATACAACGTGCGGACGGTCACCGGACCGGACGACTACGAGACGATGCGGGAAGTGATCCGCCGCCGCTACGAGCGCGTGCTGAAGGAAAACTTGCCGCTCCCGGACCTGATCGTCGTCGACGGCGGCAAAGGGCAAATCGCGTCCGCGCTGGACGTGCTCGTCAACGAGCTGGGGCTGGATGTGCCGGTATGCGGCCTCGCCAAGGACGAGAAGCACCGGACCGCCGAGCTGCTCGTCGGCGATCCCCCGGAAGCCGTGCCGCTGCCGCGCGACAGCCAGGAGTTTTATTTGCTTCAGCGGATTCAGGACGAGGTGCACCGGTTCGCGATTACGTTCCACCGCGAAAAACGGGCGAAATCGATGGTCGCCTCGGCGCTCGACGCGATTCCCGGCATCGGCGAAAAGCGGCGCAAGCAGCTGCTCAAGCATTTCGGCTCGCTTAAGGCGATCCGCGAAGCGTCGGTCGAGGATTTCCGCGCCGTCTCGATCGGGGAGGCGCTTGCGAAGCGGATTTTGGAGGCTTTGAACGAGGAGAGGCAAGAAGAGGGAAAGGCCTGA
- a CDS encoding transporter: MAFMPPFGPQGTQQPPTAPPPLSAPPRPQQQASLLAVDPGAITGCLFRNTYIWPTSGPGFWFYPIFVGSTSVSGFRWTGWTWVFSGFDTRRIDSFSCF; the protein is encoded by the coding sequence ATGGCCTTCATGCCGCCTTTCGGACCCCAAGGCACCCAGCAGCCCCCGACCGCGCCGCCGCCGCTTTCGGCGCCTCCGAGACCCCAGCAGCAAGCCTCGCTGCTCGCCGTCGATCCCGGCGCGATTACCGGCTGCCTGTTTCGCAACACCTACATTTGGCCGACCAGCGGTCCCGGATTTTGGTTTTACCCGATTTTCGTCGGCAGCACGTCGGTCTCGGGCTTCCGGTGGACCGGCTGGACCTGGGTTTTTTCCGGCTTCGACACGCGGCGAATCGATTCGTTTTCCTGCTTCTGA
- a CDS encoding CPBP family intramembrane glutamic endopeptidase — translation MGQPEAAAFGSIVFNLMMLAAMALLTYFSAVAGDGLWKSAGRDLWPSWRQPDYGRRVLAGMGRGYLLAFIVLGVQSVALLALTFLLGSFSSSDVTQSTYNMTYPWLMPLLAWCAGISEELQTRLFGIGLFRRWLTGGARRLLRREPSPRAAKALTFAAMLPASLLWAFGHVGYAIYPVHTRLIELVLIGCLFGWFMLRFGLIAVIFAHVSVNSILMGVQMLFDGLRVDLAGGLFSFAMPLLVAWAIWLLHRRFGSRPPSPSR, via the coding sequence ATGGGGCAGCCGGAAGCGGCGGCGTTCGGATCGATCGTTTTCAATCTGATGATGCTCGCGGCGATGGCGCTCCTGACTTACTTCTCCGCGGTCGCCGGCGACGGCCTGTGGAAATCGGCGGGCCGCGATTTGTGGCCGAGCTGGCGTCAGCCCGACTACGGCCGGCGGGTGCTCGCCGGCATGGGTCGGGGCTACTTGCTGGCGTTCATCGTGCTCGGCGTCCAATCCGTCGCGCTGCTTGCTTTAACCTTTTTGCTCGGGTCGTTCTCTTCCTCCGACGTCACGCAATCGACTTACAACATGACGTATCCTTGGCTGATGCCGCTGCTCGCCTGGTGCGCGGGCATCTCGGAAGAGCTGCAGACGCGGCTGTTCGGCATCGGACTGTTCCGCCGCTGGCTGACGGGCGGGGCTCGCCGGCTGCTGCGCCGGGAGCCGTCTCCGCGGGCGGCGAAAGCGCTGACGTTCGCGGCGATGCTGCCGGCTTCGCTGCTATGGGCGTTCGGGCATGTCGGCTATGCGATCTATCCCGTTCACACCCGATTGATCGAGCTTGTCCTGATCGGCTGCCTGTTCGGCTGGTTCATGCTCCGGTTCGGCCTGATCGCCGTCATTTTCGCCCACGTTTCCGTGAATTCGATTTTGATGGGCGTGCAGATGCTGTTCGACGGCCTGCGCGTCGATCTGGCGGGCGGACTGTTCAGCTTCGCGATGCCTCTGCTCGTCGCCTGGGCGATCTGGCTGCTTCACCGGCGATTCGGGAGCCGGCCGCCATCGCCGAGCCGTTAG
- a CDS encoding YezD family protein, with the protein MPKPLELSESWVNRITDAVSGLQYGTVQIIVHDGRIVQIERTERRRFDEVAERRSARDGAQGEAAGK; encoded by the coding sequence ATGCCCAAACCATTGGAACTGTCGGAAAGCTGGGTAAACCGGATTACGGACGCGGTATCCGGCCTTCAGTACGGCACCGTCCAGATCATCGTGCATGACGGCCGCATCGTGCAAATCGAACGAACCGAACGGCGCAGGTTCGACGAAGTGGCGGAGCGGCGCTCGGCGCGGGACGGGGCGCAAGGAGAAGCGGCGGGAAAATAA
- the cysT gene encoding sulfate ABC transporter permease subunit CysT gives MTASIRKPKRVLPGFRLTTGITITYLSLIVLIPLAALVVKSADLSPAQWWSTITQPRVVASYKLSLMTAFFAGIVNMVFGLLLAWVLVRYKFPGKTIVDGLIDLPFALPTAVAGIALTTIYAPKGWVGSLLEPLGVKVAYTPIGITIALIFIGIPFVVRTVQPVLQDLDKDTEEAAALLGAHRFRTFRKVIFPELVPPLLTGFAMAFARGIGEYGSVVFISGNMPLKTEIAPLLIVTKLEQFEYGQAAAVAVVLLVMSFLLLLLINVLQRWSNRRLRSA, from the coding sequence ATGACCGCATCGATTCGCAAGCCAAAAAGAGTGCTGCCGGGCTTTCGGCTCACGACGGGGATTACGATCACGTATTTGAGCCTGATCGTCCTCATTCCGCTCGCAGCTTTGGTCGTGAAGTCGGCCGACCTGAGTCCGGCGCAGTGGTGGAGCACCATCACGCAGCCGCGGGTCGTCGCCTCCTATAAGCTTAGCTTGATGACCGCGTTTTTTGCCGGGATCGTCAATATGGTGTTCGGACTGCTGCTCGCCTGGGTGCTCGTCCGCTACAAGTTCCCCGGCAAGACTATCGTCGACGGCCTCATCGATTTGCCGTTTGCGCTGCCGACCGCGGTGGCCGGCATCGCGCTGACGACGATCTACGCGCCGAAGGGCTGGGTCGGATCGCTGCTCGAGCCGCTCGGCGTCAAAGTCGCGTATACGCCGATCGGCATTACGATCGCGCTCATTTTTATCGGCATCCCGTTCGTCGTCCGCACCGTCCAGCCGGTGCTGCAGGATCTCGACAAGGATACGGAGGAAGCGGCCGCCCTGCTCGGGGCCCACCGTTTCCGGACGTTCCGCAAGGTCATCTTTCCGGAGCTGGTGCCGCCGCTGCTCACGGGCTTTGCGATGGCTTTCGCCCGCGGGATCGGGGAATACGGCTCGGTCGTCTTCATCTCGGGAAACATGCCGCTCAAGACGGAAATCGCGCCGCTGCTCATCGTCACGAAGCTGGAGCAGTTCGAATACGGCCAGGCGGCCGCCGTCGCCGTCGTCCTGCTGGTCATGTCGTTTCTTCTGCTGCTGTTGATCAACGTCCTGCAACGGTGGAGCAACCGCCGTTTGCGCTCGGCTTAG
- the cysW gene encoding sulfate ABC transporter permease subunit CysW: MAGIVTNPLGRKKRAPSPKHLTESGFVRFALIGIALLFLGLIVVLPMISVLAEAFRKGWGAYVDALADPDAMAALRLTLVTALIAVPLNTIFGVAAAWAVTKFKFRGKNLLVTLIDLPFAVSPVISGLIYILLFGAQGFLGPWLQEHDIKIVFATPGIVLATMFVTFPFVARELIPLMEAQGAQDEEAAVSLGARGWRVFRKVTLPNIKWGLLYGMILCNARAMGEFGAVSVVSGHIRGETNTLPLHIEILYNEYQFSASFAVSSLLMLLAIVTLIVKSVLENRMSRGHEA, from the coding sequence ATGGCGGGTATCGTCACCAATCCTCTCGGCCGCAAAAAACGCGCGCCTTCGCCCAAGCATTTGACCGAGTCCGGCTTCGTCCGGTTCGCGCTGATCGGCATCGCGCTGCTCTTTCTCGGACTCATCGTCGTGCTGCCGATGATTTCGGTGCTGGCGGAAGCGTTCCGGAAAGGCTGGGGAGCCTATGTCGACGCCCTGGCCGACCCCGACGCGATGGCTGCCTTAAGGCTCACGCTCGTGACCGCGCTGATTGCCGTGCCTCTCAATACGATTTTCGGCGTCGCCGCCGCCTGGGCCGTCACCAAATTCAAGTTTCGCGGCAAAAACCTGCTCGTCACGCTGATCGATTTGCCGTTTGCAGTCTCTCCCGTCATCAGCGGCTTGATTTACATCCTGCTGTTCGGCGCCCAAGGGTTTCTCGGCCCGTGGCTGCAGGAGCACGATATCAAAATCGTGTTCGCCACGCCGGGAATCGTCCTCGCGACGATGTTCGTCACGTTTCCGTTCGTCGCCCGCGAGCTTATTCCGCTGATGGAGGCCCAAGGCGCGCAGGACGAAGAAGCGGCGGTCAGTCTCGGCGCTCGGGGCTGGAGAGTGTTCCGCAAGGTCACGCTCCCGAACATCAAATGGGGGCTGCTGTACGGGATGATACTTTGCAACGCCCGGGCGATGGGGGAATTCGGGGCCGTTTCCGTCGTCTCCGGACATATCCGGGGCGAGACGAACACGCTGCCGCTGCACATCGAGATTTTGTACAACGAGTATCAGTTTTCCGCTTCGTTTGCCGTCTCGTCTTTGCTGATGCTGCTTGCGATCGTGACGCTGATCGTCAAATCCGTGCTGGAAAACCGAATGAGCCGCGGTCACGAAGCTTAA
- a CDS encoding sulfate ABC transporter substrate-binding protein, which translates to MKRRNGFKSASLLVVFALLISALSACGGGSNNNGGGAASPSASPSASPAESASPSGSASPSGSEKPAPIDAELLNVSYDPTRELYEEFNKSFADYWKQENGGTVTIKQSHGGSGKQARSVIDGLEADVVTLALAYDIDEVAAAGLLDAEWQQQFEQNSTPYTSTIVFLVRKGNPKGIQDWGDLVKEGIQVITPNPKTSGGARWNYLAAWGYATQTLGYDEAQTKDFLKALFQNVPVLDTGARGSTTTFVEKGIGDVLLAWENEAYLALKEFGDDFEIVTPSISILAEPPVAIVDKTVDKKGTREVAEAYLNYLYSEQGQEIAAKNFYRPRLQSVADKYKDQFPALNLLTIDEDFGGWAEAQKTHFADGGTFDQIYTAG; encoded by the coding sequence ATGAAAAGAAGGAACGGCTTCAAATCGGCAAGCTTGCTCGTCGTTTTCGCGCTTTTGATTTCCGCGTTATCCGCATGCGGCGGCGGCAGCAACAACAACGGAGGCGGCGCGGCCAGCCCTTCGGCATCCCCGTCGGCCAGTCCGGCCGAAAGCGCGTCCCCGAGCGGATCGGCTTCGCCGTCGGGCAGCGAAAAACCGGCCCCGATCGACGCCGAGCTGCTTAACGTATCCTACGATCCGACCCGCGAGCTGTACGAAGAATTCAACAAGAGCTTCGCGGACTATTGGAAGCAGGAGAACGGCGGGACGGTTACGATCAAGCAGTCGCACGGGGGCTCCGGCAAGCAAGCCCGTTCGGTCATCGACGGCCTGGAAGCGGACGTCGTAACGCTCGCGCTCGCCTACGATATCGACGAGGTGGCGGCGGCAGGGCTGCTCGATGCTGAGTGGCAGCAGCAATTCGAGCAAAACAGCACGCCGTACACGTCGACGATCGTCTTCCTCGTGCGCAAAGGCAATCCGAAGGGCATCCAGGATTGGGGCGATCTCGTCAAGGAAGGGATTCAAGTCATCACCCCGAACCCGAAAACGTCGGGCGGCGCAAGATGGAACTATCTCGCGGCATGGGGCTACGCGACGCAGACGCTCGGCTACGACGAAGCGCAAACGAAGGATTTTCTGAAAGCCTTGTTCCAGAACGTGCCGGTCCTCGACACGGGCGCTCGCGGCTCGACGACGACGTTCGTTGAAAAAGGCATCGGCGACGTACTGCTCGCATGGGAGAACGAAGCGTATTTGGCGCTCAAGGAGTTCGGCGACGATTTCGAAATCGTCACGCCTTCGATAAGCATTTTGGCTGAACCCCCGGTCGCGATCGTCGATAAAACGGTAGACAAAAAAGGCACCCGCGAAGTCGCGGAAGCATATCTGAATTACCTGTACTCGGAGCAGGGCCAGGAAATCGCGGCGAAAAACTTTTACCGGCCGCGCCTTCAATCGGTCGCCGACAAATACAAGGATCAGTTCCCGGCTCTCAATCTGCTGACGATCGACGAAGATTTCGGCGGCTGGGCGGAAGCGCAAAAAACGCACTTCGCCGACGGCGGCACGTTCGATCAGATTTATACGGCCGGGTGA